A single genomic interval of Spirosoma linguale DSM 74 harbors:
- a CDS encoding Shikimate dehydrogenase substrate binding domain protein (PFAM: Shikimate dehydrogenase substrate binding domain protein; Shikimate/quinate 5-dehydrogenase~KEGG: afr:AFE_0182 shikimate 5-dehydrogenase) — MTRYGLIGFPLTHSFSKRYFTEKFIRENISDSQYELFEMPDLSTLPDLLAMPGLRGLNVTIPHKQAVLPYLNQLDPSAEKIGAVNVIKFEADGSRTGYNSDYFGFRQSLTDWLTTLNRTTEGLQALVLGTGGASKAVTVALADLGVPFRYVSRTQAANTLTYDGLPGVMNQYELIINGSPVGTYPHVEAAPAIPYAQLTERHLLYDLVYNPAETTFMQLGRQHDAAVHNGLRMLELQAEKAWEIWQQ; from the coding sequence ATGACTCGTTACGGCCTGATCGGCTTTCCGCTTACGCATTCGTTCTCCAAACGGTACTTTACCGAAAAATTTATCCGTGAAAATATCTCCGACAGCCAGTATGAACTGTTCGAGATGCCGGATCTTTCTACCCTACCCGATTTACTCGCTATGCCCGGCCTGCGTGGGTTAAACGTTACCATCCCGCATAAACAGGCTGTTCTACCTTATTTGAATCAGTTAGACCCCTCAGCCGAAAAAATTGGTGCGGTCAATGTCATCAAGTTTGAAGCCGATGGCTCACGAACGGGTTATAATTCGGATTATTTTGGCTTTCGGCAATCGCTGACCGACTGGCTAACTACTCTAAATCGTACAACAGAAGGTTTACAGGCTTTAGTATTGGGTACAGGAGGTGCCTCAAAAGCCGTGACGGTTGCTTTGGCCGATCTGGGTGTTCCTTTCCGGTACGTTTCACGTACGCAAGCAGCCAACACACTAACCTACGATGGCCTTCCGGGCGTAATGAACCAGTATGAATTAATCATCAATGGTTCTCCGGTTGGTACATATCCTCATGTTGAAGCGGCACCTGCCATTCCGTATGCACAACTAACCGAACGCCACTTGCTGTACGACTTAGTGTACAATCCTGCCGAAACGACCTTTATGCAACTTGGTCGCCAGCACGACGCGGCTGTTCATAACGGGCTACGAATGCTTGAGCTTCAAGCCGAAAAAGCCTGGGAAATCTGGCAGCAGTGA
- a CDS encoding SNARE associated Golgi protein-like protein (PFAM: SNARE associated Golgi protein~KEGG: sdy:SDY_2516 hypothetical protein) — MDLIKSLLDFLLHLDRYLDLWANEYGVLLYAILFLIIFTETGLIFMPLLPGDSLLFAAGALAARPTNELSVWVIIPLLIIAALMGDNVNYFVGKYLGTKIKSRERILFFKREYIAETEKFYAKYGGRTVIIARFIPIVRTIAPFVAGAGSMSYGTYIKFCIMGAILWVTSISLLGYFFGNFPIVQKNFELVVFGIVGLSILPILFEFVKKKMR, encoded by the coding sequence ATGGACCTTATAAAATCGTTACTTGATTTTTTGCTTCATCTCGACCGTTATCTTGATTTGTGGGCAAACGAATATGGCGTGTTATTATATGCCATTCTCTTCCTGATTATATTCACAGAGACTGGCCTTATTTTCATGCCATTACTACCCGGCGATTCGCTGTTATTCGCGGCCGGTGCCCTGGCGGCTCGTCCCACGAATGAACTTAGCGTTTGGGTTATTATCCCCCTCCTCATCATAGCAGCCCTTATGGGCGACAATGTCAACTATTTTGTGGGTAAATACCTGGGAACCAAGATTAAATCAAGAGAGCGAATTCTGTTCTTTAAGCGCGAATACATTGCTGAGACCGAGAAGTTTTATGCCAAATATGGCGGACGAACCGTTATCATAGCCCGGTTTATACCTATCGTTCGGACCATCGCTCCCTTTGTTGCCGGTGCCGGTAGCATGAGTTATGGTACGTATATTAAATTCTGTATCATGGGTGCCATTCTGTGGGTAACCAGCATTTCGCTGTTGGGCTATTTCTTCGGCAACTTCCCTATTGTGCAGAAAAACTTCGAATTAGTAGTCTTTGGTATCGTTGGACTGTCCATACTTCCGATCCTTTTCGAATTTGTTAAGAAAAAGATGCGGTAA
- a CDS encoding Phosphosulfolactate synthase (PFAM: (2R)-phospho-3-sulfolactate synthase ComA~KEGG: (2r)-phospho-3-sulfolactate synthase ; K01767) produces the protein MNYTLTQIPERTLKPRQSGLTMVMDKGLSLREVEDFLSVSAEHTDIIKLGWATSFVTPRLKEKLAIYREAGIPVYFGGTLFEAFVVRKQFDEYRKLLDKYEMAYAEVSDGSIDMNQDDKCEYIRKLATQVTVLSEVGSKDEAKIIPPYKWIQLMKAELEAGAWKVIGEAREGGTVGLFRSSGEVRQGLVEEILTQVPFESILWEAPQKEQQVWFVKLLGANVNLGNIAPHEVIPLETIRLGLRGDTFSHFLDKE, from the coding sequence ATGAATTATACGCTTACGCAAATACCCGAACGCACTCTAAAACCCCGTCAAAGTGGATTGACAATGGTTATGGATAAAGGGTTAAGCCTTCGGGAAGTAGAGGATTTTTTATCTGTCTCTGCTGAACATACAGACATTATCAAACTAGGTTGGGCAACTTCGTTTGTTACTCCAAGGCTCAAAGAAAAGTTAGCGATCTACCGGGAAGCTGGTATTCCTGTCTATTTCGGGGGGACCTTATTCGAGGCTTTTGTTGTGCGAAAGCAATTCGATGAATACCGAAAGTTGCTGGATAAGTACGAAATGGCTTATGCTGAAGTATCGGATGGGTCTATTGACATGAATCAGGATGATAAGTGTGAGTACATCCGGAAGCTGGCAACACAGGTAACCGTTTTATCGGAAGTAGGCTCCAAAGATGAGGCTAAAATCATACCTCCTTACAAATGGATCCAATTGATGAAAGCCGAACTTGAGGCAGGTGCCTGGAAAGTTATCGGCGAAGCCCGTGAGGGTGGTACCGTTGGTTTATTTCGTTCCAGTGGCGAAGTCCGACAGGGTCTGGTCGAAGAAATTTTAACCCAGGTTCCATTTGAAAGTATTCTCTGGGAGGCCCCTCAGAAAGAGCAGCAGGTGTGGTTTGTTAAACTCCTGGGTGCTAATGTCAATCTTGGCAACATTGCCCCTCATGAAGTAATTCCTTTAGAAACGATCCGATTAGGGCTTCGGGGAGACACCTTTTCACATTTTTTAGATAAGGAATAA
- a CDS encoding thioesterase superfamily protein (PFAM: thioesterase superfamily protein~KEGG: bbt:BBta_2322 thioesterase superfamily protein), with protein MLFLPTMNEITNPRLEFFRSKIGKSMDDSPSPFGRWLNGKIIAVDYGRLVADFTVRSEMTNPAGVLHGGAASAILDDLIGAMVYSLGREYAYTSVNLTIDFLHASREGEVVIATAEVVREGKNIIHCEGRIVAGDSKVIAKCSTNLIQTSIKI; from the coding sequence ATGCTATTTTTGCCTACTATGAACGAAATAACAAACCCTCGTCTGGAATTCTTCCGCTCTAAAATCGGGAAAAGCATGGACGACAGTCCATCCCCCTTCGGCAGGTGGTTAAATGGTAAGATTATTGCAGTGGATTATGGGCGGCTTGTCGCCGATTTTACTGTACGCAGCGAAATGACAAATCCAGCAGGTGTTCTACATGGGGGGGCTGCTTCGGCCATTCTGGACGATTTAATTGGTGCCATGGTTTATTCCCTTGGCCGGGAGTATGCTTATACGTCTGTGAATTTAACTATTGACTTTTTGCATGCCTCCCGTGAAGGAGAGGTTGTGATAGCAACGGCTGAAGTCGTTCGTGAGGGCAAGAATATAATTCATTGCGAAGGCCGAATAGTAGCCGGAGATAGCAAGGTTATCGCAAAATGTAGTACAAACCTAATTCAAACATCTATTAAAATCTGA
- a CDS encoding protein of unknown function DUF296 (PFAM: protein of unknown function DUF296~KEGG: dat:HRM2_47240 putative DNA-binding protein): MNKLQKCLLAIFFQLFIVMSDAHSQPVYAPLSSSTMQTYSVRLKPGQDIKKALEAIVRQERIGAGAILTCVGSLTDVTLRLANQENASEWKGHFEIVSLVGTLSTTGSHLHLSVSDSTGRTLGGHLLDGCRVYTTVELVIGTFPDLDYTREPDPTFGYRELVIRKRKRK, from the coding sequence ATGAATAAACTTCAGAAATGTTTACTGGCGATTTTCTTTCAACTCTTCATTGTTATGTCTGACGCACACTCACAGCCTGTTTACGCACCCCTGTCTTCATCCACTATGCAGACCTATTCGGTACGGTTAAAGCCGGGGCAGGACATAAAAAAAGCGTTAGAAGCCATTGTCCGGCAGGAGCGAATTGGCGCTGGCGCAATATTGACCTGCGTAGGAAGCTTAACGGATGTAACGTTACGCTTAGCCAATCAGGAAAATGCGAGCGAATGGAAAGGACATTTCGAGATTGTGTCTCTGGTTGGGACACTCTCAACTACGGGTAGCCATCTACATCTATCAGTTTCTGATTCTACCGGACGTACACTTGGGGGGCACTTGCTGGATGGGTGTAGGGTTTACACGACTGTAGAGCTGGTAATTGGGACATTTCCTGACCTCGATTATACGCGCGAGCCTGACCCGACATTCGGTTATCGGGAGCTGGTCATTCGGAAACGCAAAAGGAAATAG
- a CDS encoding protein of unknown function DUF151 (PFAM: protein of unknown function DUF151; UvrB/UvrC protein~KEGG: dal:Dalk_2411 protein of unknown function DUF151), which produces MDKIKLEILGLSPSQSQSGSFALVLGEEYGNRRLPIIIGMFEAQAIAIEIEKIVPNRPMTHDLFKQFAEQFKFTVREIMISDLREGIFFAKIVCFDGVRESVIDARPSDAIAIGIRFDVPIYTNESILSEAGITASGTDEEEEQEELVRSSNRPSARSFGDQLKNATSEELQRMLEEALGNEEYERAAKIRDEMSKRN; this is translated from the coding sequence GTGGATAAGATTAAGCTGGAAATACTAGGACTTTCGCCCAGCCAATCGCAATCAGGCTCGTTTGCGTTGGTATTAGGAGAGGAATATGGCAACCGCCGGTTGCCAATCATCATTGGCATGTTCGAAGCGCAGGCCATTGCTATTGAGATAGAAAAGATTGTGCCAAACAGGCCAATGACCCATGATTTGTTCAAGCAATTTGCGGAGCAATTTAAATTTACGGTCCGTGAAATCATGATCTCCGATCTGCGCGAAGGTATTTTCTTTGCTAAAATCGTTTGTTTTGATGGCGTTCGCGAATCGGTCATTGATGCCCGGCCATCTGACGCCATAGCCATTGGGATTCGATTTGACGTACCCATTTACACCAATGAGTCTATTTTATCCGAAGCGGGTATTACGGCTAGTGGTACAGATGAGGAAGAAGAGCAGGAAGAACTTGTTCGGTCATCAAATCGCCCATCAGCACGATCTTTTGGTGATCAATTAAAAAATGCAACATCGGAAGAATTGCAGCGCATGCTCGAAGAAGCACTCGGCAACGAAGAGTACGAACGGGCGGCAAAGATTCGCGACGAAATGAGTAAGCGTAACTAA
- a CDS encoding Electron transfer flavoprotein alpha subunit (PFAM: Electron transfer flavoprotein alpha subunit ; Electron transfer flavoprotein alpha/beta-subunit~KEGG: sat:SYN_02637 electron transfer flavoprotein alpha-subunit), which produces MSVLIFAELDEGKLKKSSQEAIFYGAKVAEMMGTSATAIIAGAANDTELASTGRFGATKVLHATDAKLNEPNGMAYATVVAAAAQQEGSKVIVLAKSSLADAMTARLAGKLKAGLAANVVELPNVSNGFVVKSSIYTGKAFAFNELKADVKILAIKKNTITPEEKDAAAPVEAFTPSLNEADFAVSVKNTEKSSGDILLPEADFVVSAGRGLKGPENWSIVEDLAKALHAATACSKPVSDLDWRPHSEHVGQTGLKISPNLYIACGISGAIQHLAGVNSSKVIVVINKDADAPFFKSADYGIVGDVFDVLPRLTKAVQAL; this is translated from the coding sequence ATGTCAGTCCTAATATTTGCCGAATTAGACGAAGGTAAACTAAAGAAGTCTTCTCAGGAAGCTATTTTCTACGGCGCGAAAGTCGCCGAAATGATGGGCACTTCGGCAACCGCCATCATTGCCGGTGCAGCCAATGATACCGAACTGGCCTCTACCGGCAGGTTTGGTGCAACCAAAGTGCTTCATGCTACCGATGCTAAACTGAATGAGCCCAATGGCATGGCCTACGCCACCGTTGTAGCTGCTGCAGCCCAGCAGGAAGGCAGCAAAGTTATTGTACTGGCCAAATCATCACTGGCCGATGCCATGACAGCCCGTTTAGCGGGTAAACTGAAAGCTGGTCTGGCTGCAAACGTGGTCGAACTACCCAACGTGTCGAATGGATTTGTCGTTAAAAGCAGCATTTACACAGGTAAAGCGTTTGCATTTAATGAATTGAAAGCGGATGTGAAAATTCTGGCGATAAAAAAGAACACCATTACGCCGGAAGAGAAAGACGCAGCAGCACCCGTCGAAGCATTTACTCCCTCACTCAACGAGGCCGATTTTGCGGTTTCGGTCAAAAACACCGAAAAATCGTCTGGCGATATTCTGCTACCGGAAGCTGATTTTGTTGTATCAGCAGGGCGCGGCCTGAAAGGACCTGAAAACTGGAGTATCGTTGAAGATTTAGCCAAAGCACTGCACGCGGCAACTGCCTGCTCCAAACCTGTATCGGACCTCGACTGGCGCCCCCACTCCGAGCACGTAGGGCAGACAGGACTTAAAATTAGCCCTAATTTGTACATTGCCTGCGGTATTTCGGGAGCCATTCAACACCTGGCGGGAGTAAACTCATCGAAGGTGATTGTTGTTATTAACAAAGACGCTGATGCACCGTTTTTCAAGTCGGCAGATTACGGCATTGTCGGTGATGTTTTCGATGTGCTGCCTCGCCTGACAAAGGCCGTGCAAGCCTTATAG
- a CDS encoding Electron transfer flavoprotein alpha/beta- subunit (PFAM: Electron transfer flavoprotein alpha/beta- subunit~KEGG: sat:SYN_02636 electron transfer flavoprotein beta-subunit) — protein MKILVCVTSVPDTTTKITFTDNNTKLNKAGVTFITGPYDDYALARAVELKEKTGATITVLNVGEADSEPVIRKCLAIGADDAIRVNAEPTDAYFVAEQIAAIAKENKYDLILMGRESIDYNGGQVHGIVGEMLGIPSISPVMLLDLDGDTAKITREIEGGKESLEAKLPLVLGCQEPIAEWKIPNMRGIMTARTKPLKVVEPTATDKLSAVASYELPAPRGAVKMIPADAAETLIQLLHTEAKVI, from the coding sequence ATGAAAATTTTAGTGTGTGTGACGAGTGTGCCCGACACCACCACCAAAATTACCTTCACGGATAACAACACCAAACTGAATAAAGCCGGTGTCACCTTCATTACCGGGCCTTACGATGATTACGCTTTGGCGCGGGCGGTTGAACTGAAAGAAAAGACCGGTGCGACCATCACAGTTCTAAACGTAGGCGAAGCAGATTCGGAACCTGTTATTCGTAAATGCCTGGCCATCGGCGCGGATGATGCCATTCGTGTGAATGCGGAGCCCACTGATGCTTACTTTGTTGCTGAGCAAATTGCCGCCATCGCTAAAGAAAATAAGTATGATCTGATTCTGATGGGTCGCGAATCTATCGATTATAATGGCGGACAGGTGCACGGTATCGTAGGTGAAATGCTGGGTATTCCATCCATCTCACCCGTTATGCTCTTGGACCTGGATGGAGATACTGCTAAAATTACCCGAGAAATTGAAGGGGGTAAAGAAAGTCTGGAGGCCAAGTTACCCTTAGTACTTGGGTGCCAGGAACCCATTGCCGAATGGAAAATCCCGAATATGCGCGGAATCATGACGGCCCGGACCAAGCCTCTCAAGGTTGTAGAGCCTACCGCAACGGATAAACTAAGTGCGGTTGCCAGTTATGAGCTGCCTGCACCGCGCGGTGCCGTTAAGATGATTCCAGCCGACGCAGCTGAAACGCTCATCCAACTCCTGCATACCGAAGCAAAAGTCATTTAA
- a CDS encoding conserved hypothetical protein (KEGG: ank:AnaeK_3565 hypothetical protein), protein MNNERIQQLIRFVQEEPNEPFNIYALALEYLGHQPTEARLYFDQLLTQHPDYLPTYYHAAALYAELGEREKAAELYEKGIVLAKVQNKQKTLLELQRAQQAFEEDADEW, encoded by the coding sequence ATGAATAACGAACGTATCCAACAATTAATTCGATTTGTACAGGAGGAACCTAACGAGCCATTTAACATTTATGCGCTGGCTTTAGAGTATTTAGGCCATCAGCCTACAGAGGCACGGCTATATTTTGATCAGCTATTGACCCAACATCCGGATTACTTGCCAACGTATTATCATGCAGCGGCATTATATGCCGAACTGGGAGAGCGTGAGAAGGCGGCCGAACTATATGAAAAAGGGATTGTGTTGGCTAAAGTCCAGAATAAGCAAAAGACATTACTGGAATTACAACGGGCTCAACAGGCGTTTGAAGAGGATGCAGACGAGTGGTAG